One window of Pyrus communis chromosome 12, drPyrComm1.1, whole genome shotgun sequence genomic DNA carries:
- the LOC137710365 gene encoding endoglucanase 6-like: MEKFVRVVSMAPLLLLLCFPFALAGHDYGQALSNSILFFEAQRSGFLPPNQRVTWRSNSGLYDGKANGVDLVGGYYDAGDNVKFGLPMAFTVTMMSWSIIEYGSQMAASGELGHAMDAVKWGTDYFIKAHPEPNVLYGEVGDGNTDHYCWQRPEDMTTNRQAYKISPSNPGSDLAGETAAAMAAASIVFRRSNPAYSRELLSHAYQLFDFADKYRGKYDSSITVAQKYYQSVSGYNDELLWAAAWLFQASNNQYYLDYLGNNGDSMGGTGWSMTEFGWDVKYPGVQTLVAKFLMQGKAGSHTAVFQKYQQKAEYFMCSCVGKGSQNARKTPGGLIYRQRWNNMQFVTSASFLATVYSDYLTSSRSTLQCASGNVAPNELLSFAQSQVDYILGDNPRATSYMVGYGNNYPQQVHHRASSIVSYKKDSSFVSCRGGYATWFSRKASDPNLLTGAIVGGPDAYDNFADQRDNYEQTEPATYNNAPLLGILARLNAGHGGYNQLLPVVTTQPKVAPLPKVAPASPAPSSSPIAISQRKTSSWISKGVTYYRYSAIVTNKSAKELTNLKLSISKLYGPIWGLTKAGNSYGFPSWINSLPVGKSMEFVYIHSASPANVLVSSYSLA, encoded by the exons ATGGAGAAATTTGTGAGGGTAGTTTCCATGGCTCCTCTGCTTCTGCTGCTctgttttccttttgctttgGCCGGCCATGACTACGGGCAGGCTCTGAGCAACAGCATTCTGTTCTTTGAAGCTCAGAGATCTGGGTTTCTTCCCCCCAACCAGAGAGTCACTTGGAGATCCAATTCTGGCTTGTATGATGGCAAGGCCAATGGG GTGGATCTGGTGGGAGGGTACTATGATGCAGGTGACAATGTGAAGTTTGGGCTTCCCATGGCCTTCACAGTGACAATGATGTCCTGGAGTATAATCGAGTACGGCAGCCAAATGGCTGCAAGTGGCGAGCTCGGCCATGCCATGGATGCCGTCAAATGGGGCACTGACTACTTCATCAAAGCGCACCCTGAACCCAATGTCCTCTATGGCGAG GTGGGAGATGGGAACACTGACCATTACTGTTGGCAAAGGCCGGAGGACATGACCACTAACCGCCAGGCTTACAAGATCAGCCCCAGCAATCCCGGGTCCGATCTTGCCGGGGAAACCGCCGCCGCCATGGCCGCTGCCTCCATTGTCTTCCGCCGCTCCAACCCCGCATACTCCCGCGAGCTCCTCAGCCACGCATATCAG CTGTTTGATTTTGCGGACAAGTACAGGGGCAAATATGACAGCAGTATTACCGTGGCCCAAAAGTACTACCAATCCGTCAGTGGCTACAAT GATGAGTTGCTGTGGGCTGCTGCTTGGTTGTTCCAGGCAAGTAATAACCAGTACTACTTGGACTACCTTGGAAACAATGGTGATTCCATGGGAGGAACCGGTTGGAGCATGACCGAGTTCGGTTGGGATGTCAAGTATCCCGGTGTCCAAACCCTTGTTGCCAAG TTTTTAATGCAAGGCAAAGCAGGTAGTCATACAGCAGTGTTTCAGAAGTACCAACAGAAGGCTGAGTACTTCATGTGTTCATGCGTTGGTAAGGGCAGCCAAAACGCACGGAAGACTCCCGGTGGCCTAATTTACCGCCAGAGGTGGAATAACATGCAGTTTGTCACCAGTGCCTCCTTCTTGGCCACTGTCTACTCCGACTATCTCACATCTTCCAGGAGTACACTTCAGTGTGCTTCTGGCAATGTGGCACCCAACGAGCTCCTATCATTCGCCCAATCTCAG GTGGATTACATTCTTGGAGACAACCCGAGAGCCACTAGTTACATGGTTGGCTACGGAAACAACTACCCTCAACAAGTCCACCACAGGGCTTCCTCAATTGTTTCCTACAAGAAGGACTCATCATTTGTGAGCTGCAGGGGAGGCTATGCCACTTGGTTTAGCCGGAAAGCTAGTGACCCCAATCTGCTTACTGGTGCTATTGTCGGTGGACCTGATGCCTATGATAACTTTGCTGATCAGAGAGACAACTATGAGCAGACAGAGCCTGCTACCTACAACAATGCTCCCCTTCTCGGTATATTGGCACGCCTAAATGCCGGCCATGGCGGGTATAACCAGCTCCTACCAG TGGTTACCACTCAACCAAAAGTAGCTCCACTGCCTAAAGTTGCTCCAGCTTCTCCAG CTCCATCTTCGAGCCCAATTGCCATATCGCAGAGGAAAACATCTTCTTGGATTTCCAAGGGAGTGACTTACTACAGATATTCCGCAATTGTGACCAACAAGTCTGCCAAGGAACTCACAAACCTCAAGCTTTCCATCTCCAAACTTTATGGTCCTATTTGGGGCCTAACAAAGGCCGGCAATTCCTATGGTTTTCCATCATGGATCAACTCTTTACCGGTGGGAAAGAGCATGGAGTTTGTCTACATCCATTCTGCTTCTCCAGCAAATGTCTTGGTCTCAAGTTACTCATTAGcataa
- the LOC137709865 gene encoding probable protein phosphatase 2C 8 has translation MESLNLQDVDPRFENCYVNKRQRSITDRSSHELASVSSSKEHDPSFTHWSSENPQSPIEIPVSAAGGSGNAEEENKEDKLTRTSCLSHGSISLMGRRRVMNDAVVMTTVDSYQFFAVYDGHGGSSVSNACRDRLHHLLAQEVEPWIRGGEGVVDWEKVMASCFTKMDEEVGGSVDGADMEYNWVNTVGSSAVVVIVGQNEVVVANSGNSRAVLCRGGVAIPLSRDHNPDRPDERERVEAAGGRVINWNGCRVLGVLATSRSIGDHYLKPYVISEPEVTISERTECCDFLVIASDGIWDVVSNEHACQVVRRCLDADKKRRSSEGMSGSNAAADAAAWLAQLALARGSKDNITVIVIELNKSAA, from the coding sequence ATGGAGAGCCTAAATCTGCAGGATGTCGATCCTCGATTTGAGAATTGCTACGTGAATAAGAGGCAGAGGAGCATCACCGACCGGAGCTCCCACGAGCTTGCTTCGGTTTCTTCATCGAAAGAGCACGATCCCTCCTTCACCCACTGGTCCTCCGAGAATCCCCAGTCCCCCATTGAAATCCCCGTTTCCGCTGCAGGAGGAAGCGGAAACGCAGAGGAGGAGAATAAAGAGGATAAGTTGACGAGGACATCCTGCCTCTCACACGGCTCGATCTCCTTGATGGGACGGCGGAGAGTGATGAATGACGCCGTGGTCATGACGACGGTAGACTCCTACCAGTTCTTCGCCGTCTACGACGGCCACGGCGGCTCTTCAGTGTCGAACGCGTGCCGCGATCGGCTGCACCACCTCCTGGCTCAGGAGGTGGAGCCGTGGATACGCGGTGGCGAGGGGGTGGTCGACTGGGAGAAGGTCATGGCCTCGTGCTTCACCAAAATGGACGAGGAGGTCGGCGGCAGTGTCGATGGCGCCGACATGGAATATAATTGGGTGAACACGGTGGGGTCCAGTGCAGTGGTGGTGATTGTGGGGCAAAACGAGGTTGTAGTGGCCAATTCTGGAAACTCACGTGCCGTTCTGTGCCGAGGCGGCGTGGCGATTCCCCTGTCACGTGACCACAACCCGGACCGACCCGATGAGCGCGAGAGAGTGGAGGCAGCGGGAGGGAGAGTGATCAACTGGAACGGATGCCGCGTCCTCGGAGTTCTCGCTACGTCGCGGTCGATCGGCGACCACTACCTGAAGCCGTACGTGATATCGGAGCCGGAGGTGACGATCAGCGAGAGGACCGAGTGCTGCGACTTCCTCGTGATTGCGAGCGACGGGATTTGGGATGTCGTTTCGAACGAGCATGCGTGTCAGGTGGTGCGGAGGTGCCTGGATGCGGACAAGAAGAGGAGGTCGTCGGAGGGGATGAGCGGATCGAATGCGGCGGCGGACGCGGCGGCTTGGTTGGCGCAGTTGGCTTTGGCGAGGGGGAGTAAAGATAATATTACTGTGATCGTCATTGAGCTCAACAAGTCCGCCGCCTGA
- the LOC137709891 gene encoding long chain acyl-CoA synthetase 4-like → MAATKYKYLMEVEKAKEAKDGKPSQGPVYRSLFAKDGFPPAISGMDSCWDVFRMSVEKNPGNPMLGRREIVNGKAGKYVWLTYKEVYDMVGKVGNAMRSCGVVEGDKCGIYGVNCPEWIMSMEACNAHGLYCVPLYDTLGAGAVEFIICHAEVSIAFAEEKKIPELLKTFPGAAKYLKTLVSFGNVTPEQKETLGQYGVTLYSWSEFLQLGENKEYDLPVKKKSDICTIMYTSGTTGDPKGVLISNESIITLLAGVKRLLESVNEQLSEEDVYLSFLPLAHIFDRVIEELFIWTGAQIGFWRGDVKLLTEDIGELKPTIFCAVPRVLDRIYTGLTQKISSGGFVKKTLFNVAYSYKYHNMQNGHGHSQASPIADKVVFSKVKQGLGGRVRLILSGAAPLSIHVEAFLRVVACAHVLQGYGLTETCAGTFVSLPNELSMLGTVGPPVPNVDVCLESVPEMGYDALSDTPRGEVCVRGNTLFSGYYKREDLTREVMIDGWFHTGDVGEWQPDGSLKIIDRKKNIFKLSQGEYVAVENLENIYGLVSDIDAIWVYGNSFESFLVAVVNPNKQAVESWAQQNGISGDFKSLCENAKVKEYILGELKKIAKEKKLKGFEVIKGVHLDPEPFDMERDLITPTYKKKRPQLLKYYKDLIDNMYKNAK, encoded by the exons ATGGCGGCGACAAAGTACAAGTATCTGATGGAagtggagaaggccaaggaggCCAAGGACGGCAAGCCGTCGCAGGGACCTGTGTACCGGAGCCTGTTCGCCAAGGATGGCTTTCCGCCTGCGATTTCGGGAATGGACAGTTGCTGGGATGTTTTCcg CATGTCAGTGGAGAAAAATCCCGGAAACCCCATGCTTGGTCGTCGGGAGATTGTGAATGGGAAG GCTGGTAAATATGTGTGGCTAACTTATAAGGAAGTGTATGACATGGTAGGCAAAGTTGGAAATGCCATGCGCAGTTGTGGTGTGGTCGAA GGAGACAAGTGTGGTATATATGGTGTCAACTGCCCAGAATGGATTATGAGCATGGAG GCTTGCAATGCTCATGGACTCTATTGCGTGCCTTTATATGACACTCTAG GTGCTGGTGCTGTGGAATTTATCATATGCCATGCTGAAGTTTCAATTGCTTTTGCTGAAGAAAAGAAGATACCTGAG CTGTTGAAAACATTTCCTGGTGCGGCAAAATATCTGAAGA CACTTGTGAGCTTTGGCAATGTTACACCTGAACAAAAGGAAACACTGGGGCAGTATGGAGTGACGTTATATTCATGGAGCGAATTTTTGCAATTG GGAGAGAATAAAGAGTATGACCTTccagtaaaaaagaaaagtgacaTCTGCACTATAATGTATACTAGTGGAACAACTGGTGACCCCAAGGGAGTACTGATATCCAATGAAAGCATCATTACTCTTCTGGCTGGGGTGAAGCGTCTGCTAGAGAGTGTAAATGAACAG CTGAGTGAGGAGGATGTATATCTTTCATTTCTTCCCCTGGCACATATCTTCGATCGGGTGATTGAGGAGTTATTTATCTGGACTGGCGCCCAAATAGGGTTTTGGCGTGGG GATGTCAAATTATTAACTGAAGACATTGGGGAGCTAAAACCGACTATCTTCTGTGCTGTTCCACGTGTATTAGACAGAATCTACACAG GCTTGACACAGAAGATTTCATCAGGCGGCTTTGTGAAAAAGACCTTGTTCAATGTTGCATATTCATA CAAGTATCATAACATGCAAAATGGCCATGGGCATTCACAGGCATCTCCAATTGCTGACAAAGTTGTGTTTAGTAAG GTAAAGCAAGGATTGGGCGGTAGGGTGCGACTTATTCTCTCTGGAGCTGCTCCTCTCTCTATTCATGTAGAAGCTTTCTTACGAGTGGTGGCATGCGCTCATGTTTTACAAGGATATG GTCTAACAGAGACTTGTGCGGGGACATTTGTATCACTGCCAAATGAGCTGTCAATGCTTGGCACTGTGGGTCCTCCTGTTCCAAATGTGGATGTGTGCCTAGAATCCGTCCCTGAAATGGGATATGATGCTCTTTCTGACACACCGCGTGGAGAAGTATGTGTAAGGGGAAACACTTTGTTTTCAGGGTACTACAAACGTGAGGACCTCACCAGAGAGGTCATGATCGATGGGTGGTTCCATACAG GGGATGTTGGTGAGTGGCAACCAGATGGAAGCTTGAAAATCATTGATCGAAAGAAGAATATTTTCAAGCTTTCACAAGGAGAGTATGTTGCAGTTGAAAACTTGGAGAATATTTATGGACTCGTTTCTGATATTGACGCG ATATGGGTTTATGGGAACAGCTTTGAGTCCTTCCTGGTCGCGGTAGTTAATCCCAACAAGCAAGCAGTTGAAAGTTGGGCTCAACAAAATGGTATATCTGGTGACTTCAAATCTCTTTGTGAAAATGCAAAGGTGAAAGAATACATACTTGGAGAGCTGAAAAAGATCGCTAAAGAGAAGAAG TTGAAAGGTTTTGAGGTTATAAAAGGTGTTCACCTCGACCCAGAACCATTTGACATGGAGCGTGACCTTATCACTCCAACATACAAGAAAAAGAGACCCCAGTTGCTTAAATACTACAAG GATTTGATCGATAACATGTACAAGAATGCAAAATAA